gtGGGATGAACCCCCCAGGGCCGTGCTGAGCCCATCCCACGCCATCCCAGACTGCGGGCAGGAGGATCCCTCGCAGCAGGAGCTgcgggagcagctggaggacgCCGTGCGCGTGGCCGAGCGCTTCACGCGCCGCTACGATTCCCTGCTCCGGGAGTTCCAGGAGGAAATGCTCAACACCTCCGGCCTGCTGGACCAGCTGAACCGCCAGTTCGGCTGGGTGTCCCGCCTGGCCAACCATTCCATGGGATCCGACGGCTTCCTGCAGGTCACCACGGTGAGGACTGGGGCCGGGAACGGGGCTGGGAACTGGGCAGGCAGAAAGTGGGACAGGGCCACAAAGGGCTCTTTGTGCTCCGGCCGGGAATCTCTGGCTGTGCCGGATGCCGGGATGGGCCGGGAGCCAAGGTCAGGGGCCCTCCCGGGGCTCTCCCGACTTGACAAATCCAGAACCTGCCGCGGGATGACCCCGGCATGGCGGTTCCAGGTGCTGTCCAAGGCTCCGAATCCCGAGGATCCCTCGTCGCCGCCGGACACGCAGGTGACCGTGCAGCTCTTCGACTCGGAGCCGCTGGCGCTGACCGTGCCCGGGGACATCCCCTGGGACGACCCCCGCTTCATGGAGAGCGTGGCGCAGCAGGCGCTGCAGCGCTTCAAGGAGAACGCCGTGTGAGTCCTTTGGgacctccccaaaccccccatgGATAACAGCTCATCCACAGTCGGGCTCATCCtgaattttccttccttcccagaGAGTAGCCAGGCATTGCTGCCGCCCCTCCGGATCCCCCTTCCCGGGGGGAATTGGCACCATGGCTGCCAGCCCTCCCCTCCTGacccttcctgctgccaggagcctgcgGGGCCCCAAACGGAAAATAAAGGTAGAGTTGAACgccctggctctgcctctggaGTTTTTGGGATAATCCtgagggaagaaggaggaaaaacagcCTCGGAATTTTCCACTGTTCCGTCATTGTGGAATTGTGGAGTTGAGGAATGAGGATCCGTTCCCAAATCTGATCCGGGAGGAGCCACCCAAGATTGGGAatctgtccccatcccatggACACggatcccagtgccagggcctgTCCCAGTTCATGGATCCCAATGCCAGGGCCTGTCCCAGTTCACggatcccagtgccagggcctgTCCCAGTTCATggatcccagtgccagggcctgTCCCAGTTCACggatcccagtgccagggcctgTCCCGGGTCATGGACACggatcccagtgccagggcctgTCCCGGTTCATGGACACggatcccagtgccagggcctgtcccagtgcctggatcccagtgccagggcctgTCCCAGTTCATGGACACggatcccagtgccagggcctgtcccagtgcctggatcccagtgccaggggcCTGTCCCAGTTCATGGATCCCAGTGCCAAGGCCTGTCCCAGTTCACGGACACagatcccagtgccagggcctgTCCCAGTTCAtgatcccagtgccagggcctgTCCCAGTTCACggatcccagtgccagggcctgTCCCAGTTCATggatcccagtgccagggcctgTCCCAGTTCATGGACACagatcccagtgccagggcctgTCCCAGTTCAtgatcccagtgccagggcctgTCCCAGTTCACggatcccagtgccagggcctgTCCCAGTTCAtgatcccagtgccagggcctgTCCCAGTTCATGAACACggatcccagtgccagggcctgTCCCAGTTCACggatcccagtgccagggcctgTCCCAGTTCATGAACACggatcccagtgccagggcctgTCCCAGTTCATggatcccagtgccagggcctgTCCCAGTTCATGGACACggatcccagtgccagggcctgTCCCAGTTCACgatcccagtgccagggcctgTCCCAGTTCATGGACACggatcccagtgccagggcctgTCCCAGTTCATGGACACggatcccagtgccagggcctgTCCCAGTTCATggatcccagtgccagggcctgTCCCAGTTCAGggatcccagtgccagggcctgTCCCAGTTCATGAACACGGATCCCAGTGCCTGggcctgtccccatcccatgggACACCGAGGATCAGCCGGATCCCATCGGGATGGGATCTCCAGCCCCTCATGGCCAGGGAAGAGCTTCCCTGCCAGGGGAACTGCCATGTCCTGATCCCCCAGATGAGACCCTGGGGAATAAATCctgctgggacaccctgggggaCAGTCCCTGTCCTTTGCCATCCCTGAGAATTCCCAGATTTCTGCAGGAACCCCCCAGAGCTCCCCATGGAATGGGCAGAGGGGCTTTATTGGGAACATGGGTTGGGAAGGGAGTGGATCCAGCCCCAATACCACctcaatcccaatcccaacccagccccaaactCATGCCACTCCCAATCCAGTCTCAATCCCATTCCAATCCCCTGGGAATGGGGtagaggctctggcacagccgTCTGCggccccaatcccaatcccaaggGAATGGGGCAGAGGCTCCGGCACAGCCGGCTGTGGGTCTGTATCCCACCGGGaagagctggcacagcctctCCACCCCTGGCTGACATTTTCTGCGGGGACAATTCCCAATCTCAATCCCTGGGGACAATCCCAAGGGCACATGCTGATGGGACACCCTTGGGGACAGTCCCTGTCCTCTGCCATCCCTGAGAATTCCCAGATTTCTGCAGGATCCCCCCAGAGCTCCCCATGGAATGGGCAGAGAGGCTTTATTGGGAACATGGGTTGGGAAGGGAGTTGATCCAGGCTCAaacccatcccaatcccaaacccaaTCCTAATCCCAATGCCATCCCAATCCAGGCCCAAACTCATGCCACTCCCAATCCAGtctcaatcccatcccaatcccctgggaatggggcagaggctctggcacagccagctgcggccccaatcccaatcccaatcccaatcccaatcccaatcccaatcccatcccaatcccctgggaatggggcagaggctctggcacagccgCCTGTGGCCCCAATCCCAAGGGAATCAGGCAGAGGCTCAGGAGAGCTGGCTGCggccccaatcccaatcccaatcccaatcccaaggGAATCGGGCAGAGGCTCAGGAGAGCTGGCTGTggccccaatcccaatcccaatcctcTGGGAATGGGGCAGAGGCTCCGGCACAGCCGGCTGTGTGTCTGTATCCCACCGGGAAGAGCCGGCACAGCCTCTCCACCCCTGGCTGGCATTCCCTGCAGGGACAATTCCCAATCCCACTCCCCGCCACGCCGATCCCAAGGAACACCCGCTCATCCCTGGCTGTTGTCAccgtccccatcccctcccagcaGCGCTTCCCTCTCCTGGCCGCTGTCCCCGCTATTCCCGCTGTCCCCGTTATTATTCCCGGTGTCCCCGTTATTCCCGGCGCCGTGCAGGGCGCGGTGCAGGCCGTTGTAGAGCGCGGCTCCGGCCAGGAGCAGGGCGAACCCCGGGATTTGGAGGGCATGGAAGCGCTCCCAGCTGAGCGCCAGGCTGAGCGCCCAGACCAGCAGCGTGCGCAGGCTGTCCAGCACCGTGCGCGTGGTCGCGCTCAGCTCCCGCGTCACGCTGAGCCCCGCGAAGTTGAAGAAGGAGATGCTGCCCACGTTGGCCAGCAGCGGCGCCAGGATCCGGGGATCCCGGCGGATCTGGCACCAGGCGTCCGCGGGATCCTCCAGCGCGCCGCGCGGGTTCCCGGAGAGCCGGCCCGCCGGGATGAAGGACAGCGGCgccagcagcagcgccaggATGGAGAAGCCGAAGAGACCTGCGGGGAGTTTCGCGTCTTTTCCGCGGATCTTTTCCGCGGATCTTTTCCGCGGAATTCCCGCTGGAGGGGATTCGGGGATTTCGGGGAGCGGGGCGGATCGCGGACCTTCGGTGCCCACGGCGCGCAGCGGGTGGACGTCGTGGCTGAAGATGAatttctcctccagcaccatCTGGATGGACACGATGCCTTGGGCCAGCAGGATCAGGAGGTCAcctgggaaaagagggaaaaacgGGGTAACAACGGGAAAATCGGGATAACAACAGGGAAAAGAACGGGGAAAGCAACAGGGAAAATCGGGATAACAACAGGGAAAAGAATGGGGAAAAGAACAGGGAAAATTGGGATaacaacaggggaaaaaaaaacacggAAAAGAACAGGGAAAACAACAGGGAAAATTGGGATaacaacaggggaaaaaaaaacagggaaaagaacagggaaaaaacagggaaaacaacAGGGAAAACAACAGGGAAAACTGGGATaacaacagggaaaaaacaccagGGAAAACAAGGATAACAACAGGGAAAATCGAGATAACAgggaaaacaacaggaaaaatagGGATAACAACAGGGGAAATCGAGATAACAgggaaaacaacaggaaaaacagggataacaacagggaaaaaacagggaaaacaacAGGTAAAACAACAGGGATAATgacagggaaaaatgggataaCAACAGGGAAAATCAAGATAACAGGGAAAACAACAGGGAAAACAACAGGTAAAGCCAGGATAGcaacagggaaaaaaggaaaaaacaacagGGAAAATTGGGATAACAACAGGGAAACTAGGATAACAACAGGGATAACaacagggaaaaatgggataacaacagggaaaacaacagggaaaacaataggaaaaacagagaaaaccaGGATAACAACAGGGAAAATAGGATAACAACAGGGAAAACAGGGAATAACAACAGGGAAAACCTGGATAACAGCAGGGATAACAAcggggaaaacagggaaaaggaagagaggaggaaagtgggggaaaaatgaCCCCCCCATTCCAAGGAATGACCCCCCCTCAACTCCATGGAGTGATCCTGCGTTCCAAGGAGTGACTCCCCCCATTCCATGGAGTGATTCCCCCCATTCCAAAAAGTTTTCCCCCCATTCCAAGGAGTGATGAGCCCAGGGTCCAGCTGGAAATGTAATTAGGCTAATTGAAAAGCGCAGGTGAGTGGAGGGGCCGGCTGGAAATACAATTAAGACAGTGAAATACCGCATGTTTTAGTTAAGATCGTTAATGAGTTAAGTGAGAAATGTCTCTGGCAGGAATCTCGTACTCTGGTTAAAGAGCAACAAAAATATCAGGAAAACTAAAACTAGGAGCGACAGGGGACAGATGGAGTGTGGTAAAAGGGCAGGAGCCATAAAAAACCCGGCCTTAGGAATAACCTAAGAGTTAGGACGGGCTTAGAGCGTGACCAGCAGGTCAAAAGGTCCGACTGGCCGTGGGTGAAGAGTTCACCGTGAGgaagatgatttttttcctcccacatGCTTTGTCCCTCATTTCAAACCCCACCGACCCAATCAAGGGAGAACAATTATGCAGCCGTAATGAATATTCAGCTAATTACAGTACAAAGCAGGCAGGTAATTAATACGTATTATGTGTCCTTAAAAACCTGGTGGATACGTAAAAACATTTTTGGATAAACAGAGCAGGAGTCTGTGACTCCCCACCATGGCTTTGGGAAATATTCCAATATTCCACTCGTGCCCACGCTTCTTTGCAGCTTTAATTAGTTGGGAAGTCGTTTGTCTGTGCTTAAGTGATCCCACCAATCCTTGGAGTGATCCCACCAATCCATGGAGTGATCCCTCCATCCCAAGGAGTGATCCCACCAATCCTTGGAGTGATCCCACCAATCCTTGGAGTGATCCCACCAATCCATTGAGTGATCCCACTAATCCATGGAGTAATCCCACCATTCCAGGGAATGATCCCCCATTCCAAGGAGTGACCCCACCGTTTTCCTGCCATGCCAAGGAGTAATCCCCCATCCCATGGAGTGATCCCACCAATCCATGGAGAGATCCCACCAATCCATGCAGTGATCCCACCAATCCATGCAGTGATCCCACCTTTCCATGGAGTGATCCCACCATCCCATGGAGTGATCCCATCATCCCAAGGAGTGATCCCACCAATCCATGGGGTGATCCCACCAATCCTTGGAGTGATCCCACCAATCCTTGGAGTGATCCCACCAATCCATTGAGAGATCCCACCAATCCATGGAGTGATCCCACCAATCCATGGAGTGATCCCATCATCCCAAGGAGTGATCCCACCAATCCATGGGGTGATCCCACCATCCCATGGAGTGATCCCACCATCCCAAGGAGTGATCCCACCATCCCAAGGAGTGATCCCACCAATCCATTGAGTGATCCCACCAATCCATGGAGTGATCCCACCATCCCATGGAGTGATCCCTCCCAATTCCATGGAGTGACCTTGCTATTCCAAGAAATTTTCCCACCATCATATAGAGTGATCCCACCATTCCAACGAGTGATCCCACCATTCCAGAAGTTTTCCCACCATCCCATGGAGTGATTCCGCCACTCCAAGGAGTGATCCCAGCATTCCAAGGATTTTTCCCGTCATTCCAAGGAGTGATCCCACCATTCTAAGGAGTGATCCCACCATTCCAAGGCCATCCCACTGCCCCGGCATTCCCGGGATACTCGTGATGCCAGCCCTTGTCCCAGTGCCCCGGCATTCCCGGGATACTCGTGATGCCAGCCCTTGTCCCAGTGCCCCGGCATTCCCGGGATACTCGTGATGCCAGCCCTTGTCCCAGTGCCCCGGCATTCCCAGGATACTCGTGATGCCAGCCCTTGTCCCAGTGCCCTGGCATTGCCGTGATGCCAGCCCGTGTCCCAGTGCCCCGGCATTCCCGGGATACCCGTGATGACATTGGCCAGCCCGTGTCCCGGTGCCCCAGCATTCCCGGGATACCCACAGTGCCAGCTCGTGTCCCGGTGCCCCGGCATTCCCGGGATACCCGCGGTGCCAGCTCGTGTCCCGGTGCCCCGGCATTCCCGGGATACCCGTGATGACATTGGCCAGCCCGTGTCCCGGTGCCCCGGCATTCCCATGATGCCAGCCCATCTCCCGGTGCTCCGGCATTCCCAGCATTCCCGCGGTGCCAGCCCGCGTCCCGGTGCCCCGGCATTCCCGGGATACCCGTGATGACGTCGGCCAGCCCGTGCTCGGTGCCGCCGCTGCCGCGCAGATCCGCCAGCCCCACCAGCGCCAGCCCCAGGATGGTGAGCAGAATTCCCGACCAGTGGCTCCACTCCAGCCGCCGGCCCAGGAACGCCACGGACAGGAGCCCGGTGAAGATGATGAGGGAGCCCCGCAGCATCTGGAAGCTGGAGGCGCTGGTCATGTTCAACGCTGCGGGAAAAGCGCTCAGGGCCCGGCGGAAACTTCCAGAAATTCCGCGGTTCACGGGATTCCGTCGGATCCCGGCGGGAATCCCGCGGCGGACTCACCCACGTACATGATGCTGGTGCCCGCCATGTCGCACAGGGCCGGGGGCAGGAACAGCAGCGGGTGGAAGGGTCGGGATGGGGACGGGGCCGGGGTGGGAGCCGCGCGGCGCCGAtcccgcaggagcagcaggtggAACACCGGGAGGCAGGAAAGCTCCCCCAGGAACATCCCGGCGGCCTGGGGGATGAGGGACACGGCGCCGGCTGGGAATGGGGGCTGGGAGGTGGGAAAGGGATCGGGGGTAGGaatggggggggaaatgggaataaTGGGGTACAAGTACAGGAATGGGGCTGGAAATGGGAATAATGGGGTACAAGTACAGGAATGGGGCTGGAAATGGGAATAATGGGGTACAAGTATAGGAGTGGGGCTGGAAACGGGAATAAGGGGATACAAGTATAGGATTGGGGCTGAAAATGGGAATAATAGGGTTCATCCACAGGAATGGGGCTGGAAATGGGAATAATGGGGTCCACCTGTAGGAAAGGGGGCTGGAAATGGGAACAATGGGGTACAAGTACAGGAATGGGGCTGGAAATGGGAATAATGGGATTCACCTGTAGGAATGGGGCAGGAAATGGGAATATTGGGGTTCATCTGTAGGAATGGGGCTGGAAATGGGAATATTGGGGTTCATCTGTAGGAATGGGGTTGGAAATGGGAATAATGGGGTACAAATACAGGAATGGGGCTGGAAATGGGAATAATGGGGTACAAGTACAGGAATGGGGCTGGAAATGGGAAAAGGGGCTGGAAGCTGGAATGGGATTGTCACTTACAGGAATGGGATTGGAAGCAGGAAATGGGGCTGGAAGCTGGAATAAGGGGGATCACCTGCAGGATTGGGATTGGAAGCAGGAATGGGATTGGAATCGGGAATGGGGCTGGAATTGAGAATCTCACCTGCAGGAAGGGGtgttgggattgggaatggggctCAAATCCAGAATGGGGCTGGGATCGGGAATCTCACCTGCAGGAAGGGGCGTTGGGATCAGGAATGGGGTTGGGAtcaggaatggggctgggatcGGGAATTTCACCTGCAGGAAGGGGTGTTGGGGtcgggaatggggctgggattgggaatg
The genomic region above belongs to Passer domesticus isolate bPasDom1 chromosome 3, bPasDom1.hap1, whole genome shotgun sequence and contains:
- the SLC35F6 gene encoding solute carrier family 35 member F6 isoform X1; translation: MGACPVVGVSGGVSRGRRCRGSMAWSRYQLGLAALMLLTGSINTLAAKWADNFSAPGCDGTAEHKFQHPFLQAAGMFLGELSCLPVFHLLLLRDRRRAAPTPAPSPSRPFHPLLFLPPALCDMAGTSIMYVALNMTSASSFQMLRGSLIIFTGLLSVAFLGRRLEWSHWSGILLTILGLALVGLADLRGSGGTEHGLADVITGDLLILLAQGIVSIQMVLEEKFIFSHDVHPLRAVGTEGLFGFSILALLLAPLSFIPAGRLSGNPRGALEDPADAWCQIRRDPRILAPLLANVGSISFFNFAGLSVTRELSATTRTVLDSLRTLLVWALSLALSWERFHALQIPGFALLLAGAALYNGLHRALHGAGNNGDTGNNNGDSGNSGDSGQEREALLGGDGDGDNSQG
- the SLC35F6 gene encoding solute carrier family 35 member F6 isoform X2, coding for MGACPVVGVSGGVSRGRRCRGSMAWSRYQLGLAALMLLTGSINTLAAKWADNFSAPGCDGTAEHKFQHPFLQAAGMFLGELSCLPVFHLLLLRDRRRAAPTPAPSPSRPFHPLLFLPPALCDMAGTSIIFQMLRGSLIIFTGLLSVAFLGRRLEWSHWSGILLTILGLALVGLADLRGSGGTEHGLADVITGDLLILLAQGIVSIQMVLEEKFIFSHDVHPLRAVGTEGLFGFSILALLLAPLSFIPAGRLSGNPRGALEDPADAWCQIRRDPRILAPLLANVGSISFFNFAGLSVTRELSATTRTVLDSLRTLLVWALSLALSWERFHALQIPGFALLLAGAALYNGLHRALHGAGNNGDTGNNNGDSGNSGDSGQEREALLGGDGDGDNSQG
- the SLC35F6 gene encoding solute carrier family 35 member F6 isoform X3, which codes for MFLGELSCLPVFHLLLLRDRRRAAPTPAPSPSRPFHPLLFLPPALCDMAGTSIMYVALNMTSASSFQMLRGSLIIFTGLLSVAFLGRRLEWSHWSGILLTILGLALVGLADLRGSGGTEHGLADVITGDLLILLAQGIVSIQMVLEEKFIFSHDVHPLRAVGTEGLFGFSILALLLAPLSFIPAGRLSGNPRGALEDPADAWCQIRRDPRILAPLLANVGSISFFNFAGLSVTRELSATTRTVLDSLRTLLVWALSLALSWERFHALQIPGFALLLAGAALYNGLHRALHGAGNNGDTGNNNGDSGNSGDSGQEREALLGGDGDGDNSQG